A portion of the Brevundimonas pondensis genome contains these proteins:
- a CDS encoding aspartate carbamoyltransferase catalytic subunit, which yields MTHAASVTETIEERLLPFPRDHFLAAGDLNPPAALALLDLADAFVDFNRQSAKGIDLMRGQTVVNLFFENSTRTSSSFEIAAKRLGADVVTMPVSASSVAKGETLIDTAVTLNAMKPEILVVRHSSSGAVDLLSQKVGCAVVNAGDGRHEHPTQALLDLLSLRRAFGDVGGLTVAICGDIAHSRVARSNVALLSMMGARVRLVGPPTLVPGDADRWGCEVFHDMKEGLAGCDVVMMLRLQLERMTGALIPSTREYFRFWGLDREKLAWAAPNAKVMHPGPMNRGVEIDSDVADDLSVSLIQDQVEMGVAARMAVLAALAHRRAGAAA from the coding sequence CGCCCTGGCGCTGCTGGATCTCGCCGACGCCTTCGTCGACTTCAACCGACAGTCGGCCAAGGGCATCGACCTGATGCGCGGTCAGACGGTCGTGAACCTCTTCTTCGAGAATTCGACCCGCACCAGCTCCTCGTTCGAGATCGCCGCCAAGCGCCTGGGCGCCGATGTCGTGACCATGCCGGTCTCGGCCTCCTCGGTCGCCAAGGGCGAGACCCTGATCGACACGGCGGTGACGCTGAACGCCATGAAGCCCGAGATTCTGGTGGTGCGCCATTCGTCGTCGGGCGCCGTGGACCTGCTCTCGCAGAAGGTCGGCTGCGCGGTCGTCAATGCCGGCGACGGCCGCCACGAACACCCCACGCAAGCCCTGTTGGACCTGCTGAGCCTGCGCCGCGCCTTCGGCGACGTCGGCGGACTGACGGTGGCCATCTGCGGCGACATCGCCCACAGCCGGGTGGCCCGCTCCAACGTCGCCCTGCTGTCGATGATGGGGGCGCGCGTCCGTCTGGTCGGTCCGCCGACCCTGGTGCCGGGCGACGCCGACCGCTGGGGCTGCGAGGTCTTCCACGACATGAAGGAAGGTCTGGCCGGCTGCGACGTCGTCATGATGCTGCGCCTGCAACTGGAGCGCATGACCGGCGCCCTGATCCCCTCGACCCGCGAGTATTTCCGCTTCTGGGGTCTGGACCGCGAAAAACTGGCCTGGGCCGCGCCCAACGCCAAGGTCATGCACCCCGGCCCGATGAACCGGGGCGTGGAAATCGACTCCGACGTGGCCGACGACCTGAGCGTCTCCCTGATCCAGGATCAGGTAGAGATGGGCGTCGCCGCTCGCATGGCCGTTCTGGCCGCCCTCGCCCACCGCCGCGCGGGAGCCGCCGCATGA